One stretch of Frankiales bacterium DNA includes these proteins:
- a CDS encoding MFS transporter produces MSTATDGTPTRPPLVRDRPTWLAYLHVGLFGYFLYAFGPSIALLRDEQGYTRTVASLHGSAMAVASVVVGLLGPRVVRRAGRSRMLRLGSAILAAGLLVYTGAAPLWATLAGAFVASAGGTMIMVGVNAFLPDRHGAAGPRALSEAHGTGAALGLLGPLALGAFVAVGWGWRPALLVTVVALLALELARGRDLRPFDGTRGHADDPTHHQPHGRLPRVFWLALLVFAATAGTEFCLTLWGSDLLRERAGLGEAASTAALVTIVGGMAVGRLVGAPLVSRFRPDDVLVATMVLTTAGFAVVWLSASAVPMLAALCVTGLGMGLQSPLAIGRSVAAAGRQADRGAGLTSVAAGAASGIAPFALAALADHVGVRPAFLLVPALMLVAIALVRGAPVPPVAAPSPPEPVTTG; encoded by the coding sequence ATGAGCACCGCGACGGACGGGACGCCGACCCGCCCGCCGCTGGTGAGGGACCGGCCCACGTGGCTGGCCTACCTGCACGTGGGGCTGTTCGGCTACTTCCTCTACGCCTTCGGCCCGTCGATCGCGCTGCTGCGCGACGAGCAGGGCTACACGCGCACCGTCGCCTCGCTGCACGGCTCGGCGATGGCCGTCGCGTCGGTCGTCGTCGGGCTGCTCGGGCCGCGCGTCGTGCGCCGGGCCGGCCGCAGCCGGATGCTGCGGCTCGGGTCGGCCATCCTGGCCGCGGGTCTGCTCGTGTACACGGGCGCCGCTCCGCTGTGGGCCACGCTGGCGGGCGCGTTCGTCGCCAGCGCCGGCGGCACGATGATCATGGTCGGCGTCAACGCGTTCCTGCCCGACCGGCACGGAGCGGCCGGCCCGCGCGCGCTCAGCGAGGCGCACGGCACGGGCGCCGCGCTCGGCCTCCTCGGCCCGCTCGCGCTCGGCGCCTTCGTCGCCGTCGGCTGGGGCTGGCGCCCCGCGCTGCTCGTCACGGTCGTCGCGCTGCTCGCCCTCGAGCTCGCGCGCGGGCGCGACCTGCGCCCGTTCGACGGCACCCGCGGGCACGCCGACGACCCCACGCACCACCAGCCCCACGGCCGGCTCCCCCGGGTGTTCTGGCTGGCGCTGCTGGTGTTCGCGGCGACGGCGGGCACCGAGTTCTGCCTCACGCTGTGGGGCAGCGACCTGCTGCGCGAGCGGGCCGGGCTCGGCGAGGCGGCGTCCACCGCGGCGCTGGTCACGATCGTCGGCGGCATGGCCGTAGGCCGGCTCGTGGGGGCGCCGCTGGTGTCTCGCTTCCGCCCGGACGACGTGCTGGTCGCCACGATGGTGCTCACCACGGCGGGGTTCGCCGTGGTGTGGCTCTCGGCGTCGGCCGTCCCCATGCTCGCCGCGCTCTGCGTCACCGGGCTCGGCATGGGGCTCCAGTCGCCGCTGGCCATCGGCCGCTCGGTCGCCGCCGCGGGGCGCCAGGCCGACCGCGGCGCGGGCCTCACGTCGGTGGCCGCCGGGGCCGCCAGCGGCATCGCGCCCTTCGCCCTGGCCGCCCTGGCCGACCACGTCGGCGTGCGTCCCGCCTTCCTGCTGGTGCCCGCCCTCATGCTCGTGGCCATCGCGCTCGTGCGCGGCGCGCCCGTCCCGCCGGTCGCGGCCCCGAGCCCGCCGGAGCCCGTCACCACCGG
- a CDS encoding phosphoserine transaminase: protein MSETPQITIPTDLLPADGRFGAGPSKVRPEQVAALAAAAPTYLGTSHRQKTVKSQVGRLRAGLAELFSLPEGYEVVLGNGGSTAFWEVAAFGLVRDRAQFLSFGEFGSKFAASVKAAPFLGDPTVVTSEPGSAPSFSAEAGVDAYATPHNETSTGVAVTPRRVEGADADALLLVDATSGAGGLPVDVAQTDAYYFAPQKSFASDGGLWIALMSPRAIERTAEISASGRYIPAFLDLQTAVDNSRLDQTYNTPALATILLMAEQVDWFNGNGGLEWCVARTRESSQALYGWAEKSEFATPYVVDPALRSQVIGTIDFDEAVDATAVAKVLRANGIVDTEPYRKLGRNQLRIAMFPSVEPGDVRRLTACIDHVVSALA from the coding sequence GTGAGCGAGACGCCGCAGATCACCATCCCCACCGACCTGCTCCCCGCCGACGGGCGCTTCGGGGCGGGTCCGAGCAAGGTCCGGCCGGAGCAGGTCGCCGCCCTGGCGGCCGCCGCGCCGACCTACCTCGGCACCTCGCACCGGCAGAAGACGGTCAAGTCGCAGGTGGGCCGGCTGCGCGCCGGGCTCGCCGAGCTGTTCTCCCTGCCCGAGGGCTACGAGGTCGTGCTGGGCAACGGCGGCTCCACCGCGTTCTGGGAGGTCGCGGCCTTCGGCCTCGTGCGCGACCGCGCGCAGTTCCTCAGCTTCGGCGAGTTCGGCTCCAAGTTCGCCGCGTCGGTGAAGGCGGCCCCGTTCCTCGGCGACCCCACCGTCGTCACCTCCGAGCCGGGCAGCGCGCCGTCGTTCTCCGCGGAGGCCGGCGTCGACGCCTACGCCACCCCGCACAACGAGACCTCCACCGGCGTCGCCGTCACCCCGCGCCGGGTCGAGGGCGCCGACGCCGACGCCCTGCTCCTCGTGGACGCGACGTCCGGGGCCGGCGGCCTGCCGGTCGACGTCGCGCAGACCGACGCCTACTACTTCGCGCCGCAGAAGTCCTTCGCCTCGGACGGCGGCCTCTGGATCGCCCTGATGTCGCCGCGCGCGATCGAGCGCACCGCGGAGATCTCCGCGAGCGGCCGCTACATCCCCGCCTTCCTCGACCTGCAGACGGCGGTGGACAACAGCCGGCTCGACCAGACCTACAACACCCCGGCGCTGGCCACGATCCTGCTCATGGCCGAGCAGGTCGACTGGTTCAACGGCAACGGCGGGCTCGAATGGTGCGTGGCACGCACCCGCGAGTCGTCGCAGGCGCTCTACGGCTGGGCCGAGAAGTCCGAGTTTGCCACCCCCTACGTCGTCGACCCGGCGCTGCGCTCGCAGGTCATCGGCACGATCGACTTCGACGAGGCCGTCGACGCCACCGCCGTGGCGAAGGTGCTGCGGGCCAACGGGATCGTCGACACCGAGCCCTACCGCAAGCTCGGCCGCAACCAGCTGCGGATCGCGATGTTCCCGTCGGTCGAGCCGGGGGACGTGCGCCGGCTGACCGCGTGCATCGACCACGTCGTCTCGGCGCTGGCATGA
- a CDS encoding citrate synthase yields MSDFVPGLEGVIAFETEIAEPDKEGSALRYRGVDIEDLVGKVSYGQVWGLLVDNEFNPGLPPAEPFPIPVHSGDVRVDVQSALAMLAPAWGLEPLLDIDDETAREELARASVMAMSFVAQSARGIGRPMVPQSRIDEAHSIVERMMIRWRGEPDPKHVEAVDAYFISAAEHGMNASTFTARVIASTGADVAAALSGAVGALSGPLHGGAPSRVLDMIEEIERSGDAQGYVRRVLDKGGRLMGFGHRVYRAEDPRARVLRRTAKALNAPRYEVAEALEKAALEELRARRPDRVLETNVEFWAAIVLDFAEVPAHMFTSMFACARLAGWSAHILEQKRTGRLIRPSARYVGPAPRKPEAVPGWTETFHSSPYAQPTA; encoded by the coding sequence ATGTCGGACTTCGTGCCGGGCCTCGAGGGCGTCATCGCCTTCGAGACCGAGATCGCCGAGCCGGACAAGGAAGGCAGCGCCCTGCGCTACCGCGGCGTGGACATCGAGGACCTCGTCGGCAAGGTGTCCTACGGCCAGGTCTGGGGCCTGCTCGTCGACAACGAGTTCAACCCCGGCCTCCCGCCCGCCGAGCCCTTCCCGATCCCCGTGCACTCCGGCGACGTGCGGGTCGACGTCCAGTCCGCGCTCGCGATGCTCGCCCCCGCGTGGGGCCTCGAGCCGCTGCTCGACATCGACGACGAGACCGCCCGCGAGGAGCTGGCCCGCGCCTCGGTCATGGCGATGTCGTTCGTCGCCCAGAGCGCGCGCGGCATCGGCCGGCCGATGGTGCCGCAGAGCCGGATCGACGAGGCGCACTCGATCGTCGAGCGGATGATGATCCGCTGGCGCGGCGAGCCCGACCCCAAGCACGTCGAGGCCGTCGACGCCTACTTCATCTCCGCCGCCGAGCACGGCATGAACGCGTCCACCTTCACCGCGCGCGTGATCGCCTCCACCGGGGCCGACGTCGCCGCCGCGCTGTCCGGGGCGGTCGGCGCGCTCTCCGGCCCGCTGCACGGCGGTGCGCCCTCGCGCGTGCTCGACATGATCGAGGAGATCGAGCGCTCGGGCGACGCGCAGGGCTACGTGCGCCGCGTGCTCGACAAGGGCGGGCGCCTCATGGGCTTCGGGCACCGCGTCTACCGCGCCGAGGACCCGCGGGCGCGCGTGCTGCGCCGCACGGCCAAGGCCCTCAACGCCCCACGCTACGAGGTGGCCGAGGCCCTCGAGAAGGCCGCGCTCGAGGAGCTGCGCGCCCGCCGCCCCGACCGCGTGCTGGAGACCAACGTCGAGTTCTGGGCCGCCATCGTGCTCGACTTCGCCGAGGTGCCGGCGCACATGTTCACGTCGATGTTCGCCTGCGCCCGCCTGGCCGGGTGGAGCGCCCACATCCTCGAGCAGAAGCGCACCGGACGGCTCATCCGGCCCTCGGCGCGCTACGTCGGCCCCGCCCCGCGCAAGCCCGAGGCCGTGCCCGGCTGGACCGAGACCTTCCACTCCTCGCCGTACGCCCAGCCCACCGCCTGA